In Nocardioides sp. W7, the genomic stretch ACCCGGTTGTCCTCGCGGAGCACCTGGATGACCTTGCCCTCGGCGCCCTTGTCCTTGCCCGCGATCACCTTGACGGTGTCGCCCTTCTTGATGTTCAGCGACTTGGTCATCACAGCACCTCCGGGGCGAGCGAGATGATCTTCATGAACTTCTTCTCGCGCAGCTCGCGGCCCACCGGGCCGAAGATGCGGGTGCCTCGCGGCTCGCCGTCGTTCTTGAGGATGACGGCGGCGTTCTCGTCGAAACGGATGTACGAACCGTCGGCGCGGCGGCGCTCCTTGACGGTGCGCACGATGACGGCCTTGACGACGTCACCCTTCTTGACGTTGCCACCGGGGATCGCGTCCTTCACGGTGGCGACGATGACGTCGCCGATACCGGCGTAGCGACGACCCGAGCCTCCGAGAACACGGATGCAAAGGATCTCCTTCGCACCGGTGTTGTCGGCGACCTTGAGTCGCGACTCCTGCTGGATCATGAGTTTCTCTCCTGGTTGTCGTGCCGGTTCTCAGCGACTCGTGGACGCGGAGCCTGGCCGAACGGGTGGGGTTGTTACTTGGCCTTCTCGATGACCTGGACGACGCGCCAGCGCTTGGTGGCCGACAGCGGGCGGGTCTCCATCAGGAGGACCCGGTCGCCGATGCCGCACTCGTTGGCCTCGTCGTGCGCCTTGAGCTTGCTCGTGCGGCGCAGGACCTTGCCGTACAGCGCGTGCTTCACACGGTCCTCGACGGACACGACGACGGTCTTGTCCATCTTGTCGCTGACGACCAGGCCCTCACGGACCTTCCGCGCGTTGCGCTCGGTGGTCGGGGTCTGCTCGCTCATGCGGCACCATCCTCGTCGTTCGAGCCCGGCGCGGTCCGGATGCCGAGCTCGCGCTCACGCACCACGGTGTAGATCCGGGCGATGTCCTTCTTGACCGTGCGGAGCCGGCCGTGGCTCTCCAGCTGGCCGGTGGCCGCCTGGAAGCGGAGGTTGAAGAGCTCCTCCTTGGCCTCGCGCAGCTTGGACTCGAGGTCGATGTCGTTCATCTCATCGAGCTCGTGAGCGGTGGTAGCCATCAGAATTCACCTGCCTCACGGGTGATGAACCGGCACTTCATGGGGAGCTTGTGCATCGCGCGGCGCATGGCCTCGCGGGCAGTGACCTCGTCCACGCCGGAAAGTTCGAACATGACACGGCCGGGCTTGACGTTCGCGACCCACCACTCGGGCGAGCCCTTACCGGAACCCATCCGGGTCTCGGCGGGCTTCTTGGTCAGCGGGCGGTCGGGGTAGATGTTGATCCACACCTTGCCGCCACGCTTGATGTGGCGGGTCATCGCGATACGCGCCGACTCGATCTGGCGGTTGGTCACGTAGTGACCCTCGAGCGCCTGGATGCCGAAGTCGCCGAAGGCGAGCTTCGTGCCACCCTTGGCAGCACCGGTCCGCTTGGGGTGGTGCTGCTTGCGGTGCTTGACACGACGGGGCATCAGCATGGGTCAGCCCTCCTGGGGGGTCTCGGCCGGAGCAGCAGCGGCTTCGGCCGGTGCGTCGGCGGCGGGGGCGCCGTCGCGGTCCGAGCGCGTCGGCCGGTCGCCGCGGGTCCCGCGGGTCGGTCGGTCGCTCCCGCGCTGCGGGCGGCTGCCGCCGCGACCGGGGACACCGGCGCGCGCAGCGGCCTGGGCCTGACGCTCGGCACGGGTGCCGGCGACCTCGCCCTTGTAGATCCAGACCTTCACGCCGATGCGGCCGAAGGTCGTCTTGGCCTCGTAGAAGCCGTAGTCGATGTCCGCACGCAGGGTGTGCAGCGGCACGCGACCCTCGCGGTAGAACTCGGTACGCGACATCTCGGCGCCGTTGAGGCGGCCGGAGCACTGGATCCGGATGCCCTTGGCACCGGAGCGCATCGAGGTCTGCATGGCCTTGCGCATCGCGCGGCGGAACTGAACCCGGCCGGCGAGCTGCTCGGCGACACCCTGGGCGACCAGCTGCGCGTCGATCTCGGGGTTCTTGACCTCGAGGATGTTCAGCTGCACCTGCTTGCCGGTGAGCTTCTCCAGCTCGGTGCGGATCCGGTCGGCCTCGGCGCCGCGGCGACCGATGACGATGCCGGGACGCGCGGTGTGGATGTCGACGCGGACCCGCTCGCGGGTGCGCTCGATCTCCACCTTCGAGATGCCGGCCCGCTCCATGCCCTTGCCGAGAAGCTTGCGGATCGCGACGTCCTCGCCGACGTAGGCCTTGTAGAGCTTGTCGGCGTACCACCGCGACTTGTGATCGGTGGAGATGCCGAGGCGGAACCCGTTCGGGTTGATCTTCTGGCCCATCAGGCCTTCCGTCCCTTCTTCTCAGCGACCACGGTCGCCGGCTGCACCACCAGCGTGATGTGGCTGGTGCGCTTGTTGATGCGGGTCGCGCGGCCCTGGGCCCGGGGGCGCCAGCGCTTCATCGTCGGACCCTCGTCGACCCGGGCGACGGAGACGACCAGGTCGCCGCCGTCGAGGCCCTCGGTCGTCGTCGCGTTGGCGACGGCGCTCTCCAGGACCTTGTAGACGGTCTCGGAGGCCGCCTGCGGCGCGAACTGCAGGAGCGAGAGGGCCTGGTCCACGGGCATGCCGCGGACCATGTCGACGACGCGACGGGCCTTCATGGGGGTGATCCGCACGAAGCGGGCGGTCGCGAAGGAACCCGGCTCGTCACCGAGCAGCGACTCGCGGCGGGCGCTGGTGCGCTGGCGCTCAGTGGTGCTCATCGGCGACGTCCCTTCCGGTCTTCCTTCACGTGCCCGCGGTACGTGCGGGTGGGGGCGAACTCGCCCAGCTTGTGGCCGACCATCGAGTCGCTCACGAAGACCGGGACGTGCTTGCGGCCGTCGTGCACGGCGATGGTGTGACCGATCATGTCCGGCACGATCATCGAACGGCGCGACCAGGTCTTGATGACGTTGTGGGAGCCCTTGGCGTTCTCCGCGTCCACCTTCTTCTGGAGGTGGTCGTCGACGAACGGGCCCTTCTTCAGGCTGCGAGGCATCTGTCTGTCTTCCCTATCAGCGCTTGTTCTTGCCGGACTTGCGACGGCGAATGATCTGGGAGTCGCTGGCCTTGCGCTTGCGCGTACGGCCCTCGGGCTTGCCCCAGGGGGACACCGGGTGACGACCACCCGAGGTCTTGCCCTCGCCACCACCGTGCGGGTGGTCGACCGGGTTCATGACGACACCGCGGACGGTCGGGCGCTTGCCCTTCCAGCGCATCCGGCCGGCCTTGCCCCAGTTGATGTTCGACTGCTCGGCGTTGCCGACCTCGCCGATCGTGGCGCGGCAGCGCACGTCGACGAAGCGCATCTCGCCCGAGGGCAGACGCAGCGTCGCGCGGCTGCCCTCACGGGCGACCAGCTGGGCGCTGTTGCCGGCCGAGCGGGCCATCTTGGCCCCGCCGCCCGGACGCAGCTCCACGCAGTGGATCGTCGAACCGACGGGGATGTTGCGCAGCGGCAGGTTGTTGCCCGGCTTGATGTCGGCGTTGGGGCCCGACTCGACCGGCGTGCCCTGCTCCAGGCCCTTCGGCGCGACGATGTAGCGCTTCTCGCCGTCGGCGTAGTGCAGGAGCGCGATGCGCGCAGTGCGGTTGGGGTCGTACTCGATGTGAGCGACCTTGGCCGGAACGCCGTCCTTGTCGTAGCGACGGAAGTCGATGATGCGGTAGGCACGCTTGTGACCGCCGCCCTGGTGCCGGGTGGTGATCCGGCCCTGGTTGTTGCGGCCGCCCTTCTTGGGCAGCGGACGCGTCAGCGACTTCTCCGGCGTGGTCCGGGTGATCTCGACGAAGTCGGCCACCGAGGAGCCACGACGGCCCGGGGTGGTCGGCTTGTACTTGCGGATAGCCATATCTGTATTTCCTCGTTATCCAGGCCCGGTCAGGAGACCGGACCTCCGAAGATGTCGATGCGGTGGCCCTCGGAGAGAGAGACGATCGCGCGCTTGGTGTCCTTGCGCTTGCCCAGGCCGTTCTTGGTCCGCCGCGTCTTGCCCTTGCGGTTGATCGTGTTGACCGAGGTGACCTTGACCCCGAAGACCTTCTCGACCGCGATCTTGATCTCGGTCTTGTTGGCGTCCGGACGCACGATGAACGTGTACTTGTTGGCGTCGAGGAGGCTGTAGCTCTTCTCGGACACGACCGGCGCGATCAGGATGTCGCGGTGGTCCTTGTGCAGGGTGCTCACTTGGAGGCCTCCTTGGCGGTGCCGCTCACGAACGCGTCGTACGCGCCCTTGCTGAAGACGATGTCGTCAGCCGCGAGCACGTCGTACGTGTTCAGCTGGTCGACAGCCACCAGGTGAACCTCCTGCGCGTTGCGCAGCGAGAGCCAGGCGACGGTGTCGGCGCGCTCCAGAACGATCAGGAAGTTCGTCCGGTCGGCGAGAGCGGCCAGCGAGGCCAGGGCGGCCTTCGTCGACGGCGACTCACCTGCGACGAGGCCGTCCACGACGTGGATGCGCTCGTTGCGGGCCCGGTCGGAGAGGGCACCGCGCAGGGCGGCGGCCTTCATCTTCTTGGGGGTGCGCTGGTCGTAGTTGCGCGGCTGCGGGCCGTGGACGACGCCACCGCCGGCGAACTGCGGCGCGCGGGTCGAGCCCTGACGGGCGCGGCCGGTGCCCTTCTGCTTGTAAGGCTTGCGTCCACCACCGCGCACCTCGGCGCGCGTCTTGGTGGAGTGCGTGCCCTGACGAGCAGCGGCCTGCTGGGCCACGACGACCTGGTGGATCAGCGGCACGTTGACGGCCACGTCGAAGATCTCGGCGGGCAGTTCGACCTTGACGGTCTTCGCGGTGCTCTTGGTAGCCATGCTCAGGCCTCCTGAGTCTTCTTGGCGGCCGAGCGCAGGACCACGAGACCACCCTTAGGGCCGGGAACGGCACCCTTGAGGAGGATCAGGCCCTTCTCGACGTCGACGGCGTGCACGGTGATGTTCTGGGTGGTGACGGTGTCGCTACCCATCCGACCGGCCATGCGAGTGCCCTTGAAAACACGGCCCGGCGTGGCGCAGGCGCCGATCGACCCGGGCTTGCGGTGGTTGCGGTGGGCGCCGTGGGAGGCGGAGACGCCATGGAAGCCGTGCAGCTTCATGACGCCGGCGAAGCCCTTGCCCTTGCTGGTGCCGGTCACGTCGATCTCCTCGCCAGCGGCGAAGGTGTCGACGGGCAGCTCCTGGCCCACGGTGAACTCGGTCGCCGACGTCGTGCGGATCTCGACGACGTGGCGGCGCGGAGTGGTGCCGGCCTTCTCGAAGTGACCGGCCCGCGGCTTGTTCACCTTGCGGCCCTCGATCTCACCGAAGCCGACCTGGATGGCGTTGTAGCCGTCCACCTCGGGGGTGCGGACCTGGGTCACGACATTGGTGGCGGCGGCGATCACGGTCACCGGGACGATGCGGTTGTTCTCGTCCCACAGTTGGGTCATGCCGAGCTTGGTGCCCAGCAGCCCCTTCACGTTGCGTTCGAAAGTCATGTCCTCAGACCTCAGAGCTTGATCTCGATGTCGACGCCGGCAGGCAGGTCGAGCCGCATGAGCGAGTCGACGGTCTTCGGCGTGGGGTCGATGATGTCGATGAGGCGCTTGTGGGTGCGCATCTCGAAGTGCTCGCGGGAGTCCTTGTACTTGTGGGGCGAGCGGATGACGCAGTACACGTTCTTCTCGGTCGGCAGCGGCACCGGGCCGGCGACCTTGGCACCCGTGCGGGTGACCGTGTCCACGATCTTGCGCGCCGAGGTGTCGATCACCTCGTGGTCATAGGCCTTGAGCCTGATGCGGATCTTCTGTCCCGCCATAGGTCTCTCTCGTCCTTACTTCTCAGCTGCCGCGTGCGTGTCCAGGACGTCCTCCGGCTGAGTAGGTCCCGCCCTGTTGCTCACCACCCTCACTCCGACCCCCGCGGTCGGGCGTGTCGCGGCCCGGAGGCGCAACACAGGACCAGGATCCTGAGCTTGGTTCGTGTGGCTCCCGACGGTTCGTCGAGATATCGGGTCTCCCCTCTGCATCACTGCAGAGCCGGTGCGGACGCACACCTGACCACCGAAGATCTCCAAAATGGAGAGGGAGACGCGATTCAGGAGTCAAGATGTGCCGCACCCCGGTGACCCACCGGAGCAACCGGACTATCTTGGCAGACATCGCAGGCAGCGCCAAATCCAGCGGCGCACGTCGCTGACCACGGCCCACACGACGACGAAAGTGACCCGATGATCATCGACATTCCCGAGGGCGCGGACCCGATCATGCACGTGTGGGGCCGGATGGTCCCCGGCATCGGACCGGCCGCGGCGGCGTTCTCGCAGAGCGTCTACGAGCACGGCACCCTCGAGCTGACGGCCTTCGAGGCCGCCCGGCTCCGCATCGCCCAGATCAACGGCTGCCTGTTCTGCCAGGACTGGCGCACCGAGCGCGACGGCGTCAAGGTCGAGGACGGCTTCGCCGACGCGGTCAGCGCCTGGCGCACCAGCCCCGCCCTCGACGAACGGGCCCGGCTCGCCGCCGAGTACGCCGAGCGGTACGCGCTCGACCACCACGGACTCGATGACGACTTCTGGACCCGGATGAAGGCCGCCTACACCGACCCCGAGATCGTCGAGCTGTCGATGTGCCTCGGGTCGTGGATCGCCTTCGGCCGGCTCAACCGGGTGCTCGGTCTCGATGAGGCCTGCGTGCTGCCCGACCACCTGTCGCGGCGCTGACCCCGGGATCGGGCCCGCCTGACAGGATGGGCGCGCCGGGGCGGGATCTGAGCGGGACGGGAGAGCAGATGTCGGGCTACGAGGGCTATCCCCCGCCGGGGTCTCCGCCGCCGTCGCCGTCACCGCCGCCACCGGGGTGGCAGCAGCCGCCGCCCGGGTGGCAGCAGCCGCCGGCGTACCAGCCCTTCCCCGGGCCGGCGCCCGGCATGCTCGGCGCGGCGCACAAACCGGGCGCGATCCCGCTGCGCCCGCTCGGCCTCGGCGACCTGTACGACGGCGCGTTCCGGATCATCCGCTACAACCCGAAGGCCACCGCGGGCGTGGCCGTGCTGGTCACGGCGGCCAGCACGGTGCTGACCCTGCTGACGGTCGCCGGGCTGCTGGCGCTCGGCGCGGAGTTCACCCAGACCGCCGACTTCTCCGAGAGCGACAGCCTCTCGGTGAGCGACGTCTTCGGCGGCGGGGCCGCGCTGTTCTCCACCCTCGTCCTGCCCACGCTGCTGCAGTTCCTCGGCACCCTGCTGGTCTCCGGGATGGTCGTCCACGTCGTGATGGCCGCGGCGGTCGGACGGCGGCTCGCGATCGGGGAGGCGTGGCGGGCCACGCACGGGAAGCGCTGGCGGCTGATCGGCCTCACCCTGCTGCTCGGGCTGCTCACCATGCTGCTGGTCGCGGCGTACGTCGTCCTGTTCGCGGTCGTCATCGTGGTGATCGACGACCTGCTCGTCGGCGTCGTCTTCGGCCTGGTGACGGTGCCGCTGTTCGTGGCCGGACTGTGCTGGTTCTGGGTGCGGGTGTACTACCTGCCGGTGCCCGTCCTGATGCTGGAGGACGTCGGCGTCCTCGGCGCGATCCGTCGCGGCTACGGGCTGACCCGCCGGGCCTTCTGGCGCACCTTCGGGATCGCGCTGCTCACCCTGCTGCTGCAGTTGGTGGCGGCGTCGCTGTTGAGCGTGCCCTTCGCCATCGCCGGCGAGGTTCTCGTGTCCTTCGTGGACGGGTCGGCCGGGGTGCTGGGGCTGGAGGCCATGACCGGTCTCGGCACCATCGTCGCGTCGGCCTTCGTCACCCCGTTCGTGGCCGCGGTCACGGCCCTGCAGTACATCGACCTGCGGATGCGCAAGGAGGCCTTCGACGTCGAGCTGCTGACGAGGGCAGGGATCATCGAGTCGTGAGCCCGCTGCTCCCGGCATGGCTCGCGGACCCGCCCCTGGTCCCCTCCCCCGACGACGCCCGCTCCCGGGTGCGCCGGGAGCTGCTGAAACCGGAGTACCACGACCAGGACGTGCTCGGGCGCTTCGCCACCTGGGTCGGGCGGTGGCTGGACCGCACCCTCGGCGCCGCCGAGGGCATCGCGCCGCTCAGCGCCGCCGCCGCGATCCTCGTCGCGGTGGTACTCGTGGTCGGCATCGGGATGCTGCTCTCGCGGTTCCGGTCCGTGCCGCGGGCTCCGGAGGCGGGCGGCGTCCTCACCGAGGAGGTCGTCACCGCGGCCGAGCTCCGGCAGCGGGCCCGGGCCGCCCTGGCCGAGGAGCGCTACGAGGACGCTGTCGTCGAGGGCTTCCGGGCCCTCACCGTCGCGCAGGTCGAGCGTGGCCGCCTCGAGGACCGGCCCGGCGCGACCGCGCACGAGGTCGCCGCCGCGCTGGCGGCCGACCACCCCGGGCTGCGCGACCGGGTCGCTGCGTGCGC encodes the following:
- the rplV gene encoding 50S ribosomal protein L22; translated protein: MSTTERQRTSARRESLLGDEPGSFATARFVRITPMKARRVVDMVRGMPVDQALSLLQFAPQAASETVYKVLESAVANATTTEGLDGGDLVVSVARVDEGPTMKRWRPRAQGRATRINKRTSHITLVVQPATVVAEKKGRKA
- the rplW gene encoding 50S ribosomal protein L23, producing the protein MSTLHKDHRDILIAPVVSEKSYSLLDANKYTFIVRPDANKTEIKIAVEKVFGVKVTSVNTINRKGKTRRTKNGLGKRKDTKRAIVSLSEGHRIDIFGGPVS
- the rpmC gene encoding 50S ribosomal protein L29 — encoded protein: MATTAHELDEMNDIDLESKLREAKEELFNLRFQAATGQLESHGRLRTVKKDIARIYTVVRERELGIRTAPGSNDEDGAA
- a CDS encoding DUF4129 domain-containing protein — its product is MSPLLPAWLADPPLVPSPDDARSRVRRELLKPEYHDQDVLGRFATWVGRWLDRTLGAAEGIAPLSAAAAILVAVVLVVGIGMLLSRFRSVPRAPEAGGVLTEEVVTAAELRQRARAALAEERYEDAVVEGFRALTVAQVERGRLEDRPGATAHEVAAALAADHPGLRDRVAACALLFDLVRYGERAATREQAAGVLALDDELVGVR
- the rplN gene encoding 50S ribosomal protein L14: MIQQESRLKVADNTGAKEILCIRVLGGSGRRYAGIGDVIVATVKDAIPGGNVKKGDVVKAVIVRTVKERRRADGSYIRFDENAAVILKNDGEPRGTRIFGPVGRELREKKFMKIISLAPEVL
- the rpsS gene encoding 30S ribosomal protein S19, with product MPRSLKKGPFVDDHLQKKVDAENAKGSHNVIKTWSRRSMIVPDMIGHTIAVHDGRKHVPVFVSDSMVGHKLGEFAPTRTYRGHVKEDRKGRRR
- the rplC gene encoding 50S ribosomal protein L3, which translates into the protein MTFERNVKGLLGTKLGMTQLWDENNRIVPVTVIAAATNVVTQVRTPEVDGYNAIQVGFGEIEGRKVNKPRAGHFEKAGTTPRRHVVEIRTTSATEFTVGQELPVDTFAAGEEIDVTGTSKGKGFAGVMKLHGFHGVSASHGAHRNHRKPGSIGACATPGRVFKGTRMAGRMGSDTVTTQNITVHAVDVEKGLILLKGAVPGPKGGLVVLRSAAKKTQEA
- the rplP gene encoding 50S ribosomal protein L16, encoding MLMPRRVKHRKQHHPKRTGAAKGGTKLAFGDFGIQALEGHYVTNRQIESARIAMTRHIKRGGKVWINIYPDRPLTKKPAETRMGSGKGSPEWWVANVKPGRVMFELSGVDEVTAREAMRRAMHKLPMKCRFITREAGEF
- a CDS encoding carboxymuconolactone decarboxylase family protein; amino-acid sequence: MIIDIPEGADPIMHVWGRMVPGIGPAAAAFSQSVYEHGTLELTAFEAARLRIAQINGCLFCQDWRTERDGVKVEDGFADAVSAWRTSPALDERARLAAEYAERYALDHHGLDDDFWTRMKAAYTDPEIVELSMCLGSWIAFGRLNRVLGLDEACVLPDHLSRR
- the rplB gene encoding 50S ribosomal protein L2, whose protein sequence is MAIRKYKPTTPGRRGSSVADFVEITRTTPEKSLTRPLPKKGGRNNQGRITTRHQGGGHKRAYRIIDFRRYDKDGVPAKVAHIEYDPNRTARIALLHYADGEKRYIVAPKGLEQGTPVESGPNADIKPGNNLPLRNIPVGSTIHCVELRPGGGAKMARSAGNSAQLVAREGSRATLRLPSGEMRFVDVRCRATIGEVGNAEQSNINWGKAGRMRWKGKRPTVRGVVMNPVDHPHGGGEGKTSGGRHPVSPWGKPEGRTRKRKASDSQIIRRRKSGKNKR
- the rpsC gene encoding 30S ribosomal protein S3 — protein: MGQKINPNGFRLGISTDHKSRWYADKLYKAYVGEDVAIRKLLGKGMERAGISKVEIERTRERVRVDIHTARPGIVIGRRGAEADRIRTELEKLTGKQVQLNILEVKNPEIDAQLVAQGVAEQLAGRVQFRRAMRKAMQTSMRSGAKGIRIQCSGRLNGAEMSRTEFYREGRVPLHTLRADIDYGFYEAKTTFGRIGVKVWIYKGEVAGTRAERQAQAAARAGVPGRGGSRPQRGSDRPTRGTRGDRPTRSDRDGAPAADAPAEAAAAPAETPQEG
- the rpsJ gene encoding 30S ribosomal protein S10; amino-acid sequence: MAGQKIRIRLKAYDHEVIDTSARKIVDTVTRTGAKVAGPVPLPTEKNVYCVIRSPHKYKDSREHFEMRTHKRLIDIIDPTPKTVDSLMRLDLPAGVDIEIKL
- the rpsQ gene encoding 30S ribosomal protein S17 — translated: MSEQTPTTERNARKVREGLVVSDKMDKTVVVSVEDRVKHALYGKVLRRTSKLKAHDEANECGIGDRVLLMETRPLSATKRWRVVQVIEKAK
- the rplD gene encoding 50S ribosomal protein L4; this encodes MATKSTAKTVKVELPAEIFDVAVNVPLIHQVVVAQQAAARQGTHSTKTRAEVRGGGRKPYKQKGTGRARQGSTRAPQFAGGGVVHGPQPRNYDQRTPKKMKAAALRGALSDRARNERIHVVDGLVAGESPSTKAALASLAALADRTNFLIVLERADTVAWLSLRNAQEVHLVAVDQLNTYDVLAADDIVFSKGAYDAFVSGTAKEASK